In Leptospiraceae bacterium, one DNA window encodes the following:
- a CDS encoding RusA family crossover junction endodeoxyribonuclease, translated as MIFSTIIKPVSVNRRTVPGQHRKLITSNEYRNTKTAMSMVFRNQYRGKPITEECAVYLTCGWKGFDIDSWVKIVLDSLQGIAYKNDKQIRFLQIAMGIHKIINIEVVEMSKL; from the coding sequence ATGATTTTTTCAACAATAATAAAACCCGTGAGCGTAAATAGAAGAACAGTTCCTGGGCAACACAGAAAACTTATAACATCAAACGAATATAGGAATACAAAAACTGCAATGAGTATGGTTTTCAGAAACCAGTATCGCGGTAAACCGATCACGGAAGAGTGTGCTGTATATTTAACTTGCGGTTGGAAAGGTTTTGATATCGACTCATGGGTTAAAATCGTATTAGATTCATTGCAAGGAATTGCGTATAAGAATGACAAGCAAATTCGATTCCTACAGATCGCTATGGGAATTCACAAAATAATCAATATTGAAGTCGTGGAGATGAGTAAATTATGA
- a CDS encoding site-specific DNA-methyltransferase: MIELNKIYNEDCLLTLGRMPDKFVDLVITSPPYNMRTRIRNGKYSTREKGEHFSKKYKYFGDDLPIDDFYSFHSKVLRELIRVAKIVCYNFQIVTGSKEAFFKIIGDFNRDIKDIIIWDKGSGQPAMHEKVLNNCYEIILIIEDDNKAGRAIQNARFSRGEMNNILRIGKGKKVVDEHSAVFPERLAGELIKGFSEEGNLIYDPFIGVGTTAIVAKKLNRNYIGSEIIYEYSRIAEKRIVEKFSLFLDNKREAVQ, translated from the coding sequence TTGATTGAATTAAATAAAATATATAATGAAGATTGCCTTCTTACTTTGGGTAGGATGCCTGATAAGTTTGTGGACTTAGTAATTACTTCACCGCCTTACAATATGCGAACACGAATAAGGAACGGGAAATATTCCACACGCGAAAAAGGAGAACATTTCAGTAAGAAATACAAATACTTTGGCGATGACCTGCCTATTGATGACTTCTATTCATTTCATAGCAAAGTTTTGCGTGAATTGATTAGGGTTGCAAAGATTGTTTGTTATAACTTTCAAATAGTAACTGGGAGCAAAGAAGCATTTTTCAAAATTATTGGCGACTTCAATCGGGATATAAAAGACATTATAATATGGGATAAAGGAAGTGGACAACCTGCAATGCACGAAAAGGTTTTGAATAACTGTTATGAAATAATTTTAATCATTGAAGATGATAATAAAGCAGGTAGAGCAATTCAGAACGCAAGATTTAGCAGAGGCGAGATGAATAACATTTTAAGAATAGGCAAGGGAAAAAAAGTTGTTGATGAACATAGTGCTGTATTTCCTGAAAGATTGGCTGGCGAACTTATCAAGGGATTTTCAGAAGAAGGCAATTTGATTTATGACCCATTCATTGGAGTTGGTACCACTGCAATCGTAGCGAAAAAGCTAAACAGGAACTATATTGGAAGTGAAATAATTTATGAGTATAGTAGAATCGCAGAAAAAAGAATAGTAGAAAAATTTTCATTGTTTTTGGATAATAAAAGAGAGGCGGTACAATAA
- a CDS encoding MarR family transcriptional regulator, protein MPRPSISIKDEDIIAFVRINPNCNCPEIARHFNINRKSAHKRIQKLQRKGILEFSNGFRKNAIRFSEKYR, encoded by the coding sequence ATGCCGAGACCGTCTATATCGATAAAGGATGAAGATATTATTGCTTTTGTCCGAATCAATCCAAACTGTAATTGCCCTGAGATAGCCAGACATTTTAATATTAACAGGAAATCGGCGCATAAAAGAATTCAAAAGCTACAAAGAAAAGGTATTCTTGAATTTTCAAACGGTTTTCGGAAAAATGCGATCCGATTCAGCGAGAAATATAGATGA
- a CDS encoding helix-turn-helix domain-containing protein — protein sequence MAVKRKQVKNGRKRTGTVNKKAVKKNAKGFVSKFAHLYDPNELIEVPFKSITPEQYKTICMLLDGFTLAQTGSALKIPVSTIQNWLYLKEAVAIKFQEAYLSEARRRMEIMRLNSDSIAFDMYDLLMDWIQYMKRRKGVFDAKEVAQITSYLKNSSYIMSDDTKAKEEKSREKILAGLESLIEEKVLESQMMN from the coding sequence ATGGCAGTTAAAAGAAAGCAGGTTAAAAACGGACGAAAACGGACAGGTACTGTAAACAAAAAGGCAGTTAAAAAGAACGCAAAGGGATTCGTATCTAAATTCGCACACCTTTATGATCCGAATGAGCTGATAGAAGTCCCGTTCAAATCCATTACGCCTGAACAGTATAAAACAATATGTATGCTGTTGGATGGATTCACGCTGGCCCAGACTGGGAGCGCACTCAAAATACCTGTTTCGACGATTCAGAATTGGTTATACCTCAAAGAGGCTGTTGCTATCAAATTTCAAGAAGCGTATTTGTCCGAAGCAAGAAGACGAATGGAAATCATGCGATTAAATTCTGATTCCATTGCATTCGATATGTATGATCTTTTAATGGATTGGATACAATACATGAAACGACGTAAAGGGGTGTTTGATGCAAAAGAAGTGGCACAGATTACCAGCTATCTAAAGAATTCAAGTTACATAATGTCAGATGATACGAAAGCAAAAGAAGAAAAATCCCGAGAAAAAATCCTTGCCGGCTTAGAATCTCTTATCGAAGAGAAGGTTTTGGAATCACAAATGATGAATTGA
- a CDS encoding phage portal protein: MANGKAGRPRGNNYEKNRLNRIPKEYREKIVSGKATPVNADDPAKMPVEVFRKSAFYDPARQAVSQAIDINNRMFEILNSAKDRKHPLYNDESLIMYNMGVQLRPIFRITTDDLRGISYSSSLIGAIHQIVSDDCSMYAKYQEDPGFGIKLKLKDQRPTPEQIKYFEELAGIFLIMGDKTVSDWRERDRMGEVLEMATRDSLAIDAVAYLRTYNRSGKLCDIRYLDPGSIYRVDPRKGFRGDLKITHVQMIQNQVTEVFEAGRIIYRHKNNLSDVRMRGFGYSPIESCITEIMAMVNSIKWNADRFNHRNPPRAIITTKNQITKTDQERLELQWENQFYGARPNFRLPMMFGVGDMQVHNLDIEDDFAFDKLLQMTASLIIARHGMDPAQIGLKLTQSNALSEASMDGRQHFSRDRMHGSMMSFHEDCLNEIYDPDMETLEKLSFIGVKTNDESKKADLHEKHFRTYRNLDSILKENDMPTMKDQAEKALKDGIINEEEAKKYSKIGLLIGNQYASQEIAKIFTSDPQNGMPGQDIPPTPQNESEEQELPWGDEDFIGGENETESVHPDPEQSVASRAIAEHKNN, from the coding sequence ATGGCAAATGGGAAAGCTGGGAGACCACGCGGTAATAATTATGAGAAAAACCGTTTAAATAGAATTCCTAAGGAATATAGAGAAAAAATAGTCTCTGGGAAGGCAACTCCAGTCAATGCAGATGACCCGGCTAAAATGCCGGTCGAAGTCTTCAGGAAATCAGCTTTTTATGATCCAGCACGGCAAGCAGTCTCACAAGCAATTGATATAAACAATCGAATGTTTGAGATTTTGAATTCTGCCAAGGACAGAAAACATCCTCTCTATAATGATGAATCTCTCATTATGTATAACATGGGGGTTCAGTTACGACCGATTTTCAGGATTACAACCGACGATTTGAGGGGCATTTCATACTCGTCATCATTGATAGGAGCAATCCACCAGATTGTTTCAGATGATTGCTCGATGTATGCGAAATACCAGGAAGACCCTGGATTTGGAATAAAACTAAAACTTAAAGACCAGAGACCAACACCAGAACAGATCAAGTATTTTGAAGAACTTGCCGGAATATTTCTGATAATGGGCGATAAAACCGTAAGCGATTGGAGAGAGCGAGATCGTATGGGCGAAGTTCTTGAAATGGCAACAAGGGACTCGTTGGCAATCGACGCGGTTGCCTATCTAAGAACTTATAATAGGTCTGGAAAACTGTGCGACATACGGTATCTTGATCCGGGTTCTATTTATAGAGTTGATCCACGGAAAGGGTTCCGCGGCGATTTGAAAATTACTCACGTTCAGATGATTCAAAATCAGGTAACAGAGGTATTTGAAGCCGGGCGAATCATCTATCGCCACAAGAATAACCTATCGGATGTCCGCATGAGGGGTTTCGGATATTCTCCGATTGAGTCATGTATTACTGAAATTATGGCAATGGTAAACTCCATTAAGTGGAATGCAGACAGATTTAATCATAGAAATCCGCCACGAGCAATTATAACAACAAAGAATCAAATTACCAAAACAGACCAGGAAAGATTGGAATTGCAATGGGAGAATCAATTTTACGGGGCAAGACCTAATTTTAGGCTTCCAATGATGTTTGGAGTCGGTGATATGCAGGTTCATAATCTCGATATTGAGGATGATTTCGCGTTTGACAAACTTCTCCAAATGACAGCTTCTTTGATTATAGCCCGACACGGTATGGACCCGGCTCAAATAGGTCTTAAACTAACTCAGTCAAATGCACTTTCAGAGGCTTCGATGGACGGTCGCCAGCATTTTTCGCGTGATAGAATGCACGGTTCTATGATGAGCTTCCACGAGGACTGCCTGAATGAAATATACGACCCTGATATGGAGACTCTTGAAAAACTAAGTTTTATTGGGGTCAAAACAAATGATGAGTCCAAAAAAGCAGACCTACATGAAAAGCATTTCAGGACGTATAGAAATTTAGATTCTATTTTAAAAGAAAACGATATGCCGACAATGAAAGATCAGGCTGAAAAGGCGCTCAAGGACGGAATTATCAATGAAGAAGAAGCTAAAAAATATTCTAAAATCGGACTACTTATTGGGAATCAATATGCGTCACAGGAAATAGCCAAAATTTTTACCAGTGATCCGCAAAATGGTATGCCAGGGCAGGATATTCCACCGACTCCACAGAATGAATCAGAAGAGCAAGAACTCCCATGGGGAGACGAGGATTTTATTGGGGGTGAGAACGAGACTGAATCCGTTCATCCAGACCCGGAACAATCAGTAGCATCAAGAGCAATTGCAGAACATAAAAATAACTAA